GagtaaaaagacaaatgatACAAAGTTACCACAGAAACGTCATAAAACCCTTATCAACGGAGTAACCGAAGTAACTCTAGCAGACGAAGTGTCGTTGGCACCCCTTGTGAAATATTTCTGGTAGTCCACTTCTTAATAAAAGGCCACCAGCTCTTCATTGTGATTGCCCTTTCCAGATATCCCTTTACATGCCACCCAAATAACGCTATAAGTATTTAATACGGTGCGTCAATGGTGCATTAATTGTCGCCGCCAGTCTCATCAACCACACCATCCCCAGCCGacaactcaaaataaaaactgctctAGTAAAATAGGTCTTTACAAATCACATTGTCTTTCACATCTATCCAatactggtgtgtgtgtgtggttgctcTTCGACTTTATTGTGTGCATCATTTTTAGCAAATTATTAACTTTTTGtgtgaacattttaatttcttcatgACTTGAAAGATATTTTGACATTCTGTCAGCTGAAAGTATTTCATTCAATCATTAATTTGGGCTGCTTAGATCTTCAAGCCTTTCGAAATAGGCTTCCAATCTTCAGTGTCAAAGGGCATCTGCTGACTGAAATTCAGAAAGTTAAGACAGCCATCATCATCGGAGAAACAGGAAGTGGAAAAACTACTCAGATCCCACAGGTGAGTTTCTACAATTATGAACATAAACCCAGACTGGTTTTCAGCTTGACAAAAAATTGTTGTTCATTATAAGATTGTTCCATTTGaagcattaaaaaatgtttgaataaaaattGCTTAAAATAACATGTTATTTTAAACCACTTTTTCCATGaaggaaatatttctttaactaTTTAATGATTACCTGTTTGacaatttctgaaaaatgttcCTTTGCAGTATCTGTATGAAAGAGGACTTATCAGCAAACAGATAGCTGTTACACAGGTAAGGCAAAATCTCCCTGTTACAACTATAAGTTGAAACAGTTTACCATCTACTTGAATTTATTTGAAGTGTGATATGATATGAACTTTTGAGCCACAtctaaatgttttttattattgcataTTCTAAGGCATATTCTGTCTTCGAACACTGCTTCACTGTgtaatgaaatttttaattacaagagttctaattaataaaattatacctTGCTTTATGGAAGAAATTTGTTGCATTTATAGGTCTCCTTAATTTCTTCTTGGCGAGAAGGTAGAAATATTAAGCTGTGATTTAATTGATAATTGTAATGGAGCActctttttcatgtttatttacctcCCAATTTCTTATCATTGAACAGTTTGTTATTAATTGGTATTGACTGTTAAACAGCTTTTGCAATATGTACAAAATAGTACACTAAGTTTATATCTGTACAATGGTTGATATGGGTAAGAATTCTATTTTCAgatttgaattaaattttaaacttcTAAGGCTGTTTGCCAAGAATAATTTTTGTACTAATGTCTAAAAGTGCATCACAAATGAGAATCAttatgtacttttttcttttggtagcCTAGAAGAGTGGCAGCAATTTCTTTGGCACAACGGGTAGCAACAGAACTTGGTGTAAATGTTGGTGGCAAAGTGAGCATAcccttcttttttccttttatgtacATTAGTATTTTCATGCTCATTAAAGTAAccacatattatctgcccttgacactggtgatgtttctgccttaactctatTAGACCTACCTGCTGCATTCAACACTatcgaccactctctgctccttcaaaGACTCCGCACCCTTTGCGGAATTTCTGGACCCGCACTAGCTTGATTCAACTCCTATTTTACTGATACGACTGAGGCTGTGTTcattgatggtcaaacatcttgccctgctccactttcctGTTGGGTCCCCCAAGGCTTAGTACTTggcccagttctgttcattcAGTACGCTAAGCCACTTTCATTATAGAGCAGATGGTTTCTTTGCTCTCTGTTTCTGTGCTTTACAGtaatcataatatttttatgcttacACATTCACTTGATGTGTTACACCTTATTCTTGATGACTGTGTGAGTCTATTTTCACCAGGTGGGCTATTGTGTTAGGTTTGAAGATGTAACATCCCCAGAGACAAAGATCAAGTTTATGACAGATGGTATGATGCTGAGAGAGACTCTTCTGGACCCTCTTCTTAAGAGGTAGGAGCTAGATCATGTCTACATCTGTTAGTCAAATGCCCCTAAAGCATATAGAAAATAATGCTTATAGCTATGCTTTCAATAATTGATTATCTTTTGAATGTATACCAGAGAGGATATAGTTTACTGAATGTAACTTATCCAACTGTGTTAATTTTACCCTGTTCCAAGCATCCTGGCTGTCAGAGAGGGTACAAAGGATTTGTGTTGAATTTATAGCACATCACacaatttattgttgtttgacTTACATGTAGAGCTGATCatgcatttattcattcatttatgaaTTATTCAAGGTACTCAGTTATTATATTGGATGAAGCCCATGAGCGAACTGTTCAGACAGACATTCTGTTTGGTGTTGTCAAGGCAGCACAAAGGAAAAGAACAGAACAAGGACACCATCCTTTAAAGGTATTTTGGACTTGATGTTTATACTTTTGTAAAGGCTGCCagtttttaaatgcagttttcaCACTTGCAAGAGTCCTTTGTGTGCTGGGGGGTGGAGGGTTGGGGCATGTGTGAATGAGtgtttctgtgcatgtttgtacatctgtctgtgagagagacagGTTGAATAAGAGCATGCAACAATTCGCATCATTAAGCTACTTTATGCACGGAGGATTGGATAAAAACTAGTGAACCAGGAGCATTGCCTAAAAGtgtccatttttttccccttgtccTATATGGTATACTTTTTCATCTGTTGCCTGTTGTACTTGACAGATCATCATAATGTCAGCCACATGGATGTTGATCACTTCTCTTCTTATTTCAACGATGCTCCAGTGCTGTATGTGGAGGGACGTCAGTACCCTGTTCAGGTATTATTTCTCCTGAATCACCAGTTCGCACCCTTTCTCATttgccacttttttttctcatcttttatgTCACctgactttctttttcattttaaagatgtttacaatggtttttttttttttttttaaattcgatGCACatcaaaaaatcttttgtatttttcttctctgcatATTTTGTGCCATTCTAATTCCAAAAGTGCTTTATAATAACTCTCTTGTTTTATTGATTTCATTGCAGGTCTTCTACACAGCACAGACCCAAAGTGATTACATGTTTGCTTCCATTGTCACACTTTTTCAGCTTCATAAAGAAAATCCAGACAGGTAAGTATTAAAGTTGTTATTCTTGAAgcattttcaaatatatatatatttttcatcagtCTATGTCAGTTTATGTATTGTTTTAAACTAGATGTTTGTAGGTGGCCTTTTAGATCCTGATTGTTATTTGGTTTTGGTGTCAGGACATGTctagatttgtttattttctttgttttagtcTTCAGTATTATTGATTATAATGTTTAACACTGACAGAATAGTGGAGAGAAGTTGCTTTGATTCCAGGGGTGATGTACTTATTTTCCTGACGGGTCAGGATGAGATCGATGCTGCAGTAAAGATGATAAGGAGCGTAGCACGTGATCTTGATCATAGTCTTCCTCGAATCACTGTGTACCCTTTGTATGCTGCGCTACCTTCACACCAGCAGTTAAAAGTTTTTGAGCCAGCACCACAGGTAACTTTCATTGCTTTAGTCCAGAAAAGTGTTGGCAAAGAAaaaggtgtgtgcatgtgtgagagaacTACATGTTAGTCAGTTGTGTTTTGCCTTTGTTTGAATTAAAGACAGACAAATCAGATGTGGGACAGTCTGATAGTGTTGTGGTAAAAGACTACTGTTAATACAGTCATAACATCTGGGGCTCATATATCAGGGCACACACATTATTCTCTGGATATGATGCAAGTTGTCATCCCTCAAACGAAATCTTTGTCCCTTTCTGTAATGCAAAACAATCTCTATGTGAAGCACTTTCGTACCAAATAAACCCCCAGAATTCAAAGACTAGGCTGGAAGTGTCTGAAAGGCCAATAAAACATAGCGCTATCATTAGTTTATTATAAGAtgtgatttttgcttttaaaaagtgCGAAAAGCAGACATGGACTTCACTAAATTATTAACTTCTGCCATCATTAGAGATCACAACCAATATGAcaatttgaaatatatatattaatgagTTATTATGGTAACTGCACATTCATTAATGTCGTAAAAAAAAGGAGGCTCTAacactttttgaaaatgtatgttttttcccaatgttttatttctagGGAGTGAGGAAAGTAGTGGTATCCACCAACATAGCAGAAACGTCAGTTACTATCAGTGGCATTAAATATGTCATAGACAGTGGAAGGGTCAAAGCAAAGTGAGTATGGGACAGTTTGAGGCATTGACTGTATATGTGTTTAGAGGggtgtgtatttttatgtaatcGCTAAAACAACTGTagtacagtggcgtaggaacatggttgggttttttgggggggctagcggcaaactccatgctgacagggAAGGACATTCACATTTTTGCCTCCtccgatattttttttttttttggaagggtgGCTGCCCCAATCCCCCAACTGCCCcattcctacgccactgtagtTACACCTTCCTGATTATGTTCATGTGGGAGTAAAGTCCCCTGGCAAATGCTACTTTTGCATGAGTTTCATTCTTTCTACTCCAGCAAAGAattatgaaaatttttattcattttcttgatgTAAGAAATCAGAGTATTGGCCACATCCTAAAAGCTTGTATTggtgtttttctgtttacagaGTTTACAATCCCAACAGTGGTCTTGATTTGCTGCGAGTTGTGCAGGCTTCTAAAGACCAGTGTATTCAAAGAATGGGCCGGGCTGGTCGTGAAGAACCTGGCACTTGTTACCGGCTTTTCACAGAGCGAGAGTTTGAGCGATTCCGTGACAACACCATGCCTGAAATACAGCGGTGTGTAAACAATATTTCCCTCATGTTTTCTAAAGTTACTTAACTGGTGGCAGGTGCAGATAACTGGTACCTGAAAATGCACACATCTGAAAAGAAGGCAAACTGCAgctctcaaaaaaaaattttataaactaaaacaagcaaaaagtcTCAAAAATAGCCACAGTTTTTAATTAGTAACtgcaattttttgttgttgttttttatggcAAGATTTAAGACTTGATATATTGAAAATCagtttttgtgatttaaaatgtgttcctttttgttgttgttattcagAAAGTATTGTTTATATGCTTGAAATCCCTGATCATCATTATTACAAAGTCTTagcagctttttaaaaatgccttATGGCAGCTTGAacattttaaatcatataaACTGTCCTCTTGGCAGGTCCAATTTGGCCAGTGTTGTACTACAGCTTCTTGGATTAGGTATCACTCGTGTCTTTGATTTCGATTTTATTGATCCACCCTCAGAAGAGGTAAGTGACAGCACTTATCACTGAAGTGTTTTCTTTCATATGTATTGTTCTCAGTCATGAGACATTGCCCCTAAccacttattttcatttttctttgggGCACAGGTGGCGGGGGATGGTATTGAATAATGCCCATGatggttgattggttgattgcAGACTCAACTCTTTGCTTTCAATGATGATGCATAACAATAATTGTGCCTATTTATGGCAATTTTGCAGCCCTTTACAGGTCTTGTTTTAagtttgataatatttaatctatgtttatttcattttgtctttacagCTGCTGTCTTCTGCCTTGATAGAACTGCAGCAACTGGGAGCAGTGGAGGGCATCCCTGATGCAGATGTAGAGTATTTTATCCTGACTTGTGGGGACTTTGCACCAGttttaaagacaaatttatGCTAACAGAAGTAAATTTGAGAGTGCTcacattaaaatttcattttgaatcCTACATAAGAATTTATAGGAAGGAAGGCAGATTTATGGTGCAACCTCCGTTTTTGTTCTGGTTCATGCAATTTCTAGTTTCTGGCTGTAGGTGTGTGTGATAATACAGGGGTGAGGAGTCGAATGAATGCTACTTTCTCATTGCTTGCTGTTCTGTTCAGTTTTGAAAGCAGATGCTTTGGGCTCAGACAAAATTTTGACAgtacattttcagttttcttctgtCCTGTTCCTTGGTACACTTTTAACAACTTGTGTTCTTCATTATagaaattagttttatttatttttaaattacttttttttgaCAGGTTGGCTCAAAGGCACAGAAGCGGTCTCTGAAGAAGTTGATATAAAGGTGATTACATAAAAAGAAGTTATGTTTTGTaagacagtaattttttttggaGCTGCAAAAGAGGGTGCATTTGCTTTAGGAGTGTGCGTGCACACATACTGGAttgaatgaacaaataaaagtcatctttccttaaaattaaaaatttctttcaaatttgtaATATTGGAATGATCACTTAAGTAACACAgatcaaatgtttatttactagTCTATATTATAAGTGATATTTCTTAACATTTAAGGGCAAAGATAATAGTCTTCCTGTGTGTGTATTCTTCAATAGTTTGAAtgttatctcttttttttctttctcgtcttAAGTTGACACCTCTGGGAAAACAGATGCTGGCATACCCACTAGTACCTCGTCTTGCCAAGGTTCTATTGCTCGCAAGTACACATGGCTGCCTGTAAGTTTCTCtgataaaactgtaaaatatgaCTAATATTAAAAGTTGAGGTTGCATCTAACAGGTAGGTAAGTAAGCACAAAGTTTTTTATAACTAACATTGATGGTTGAATGTGAATTTCATGGTTTCatgattgttttaaaatttagctTTTCTTGATAGAACAATTTTATGTAAGTTTTTCACCTGTCAATTTATTTCAGAGAGGAAATACTAACCATCGTGTCTATGCTGTCTGTTGACTCTGTTATGGTCAACCCCACAAACAAGGTAAGAGACTGTAGCATTACACATTTTCTGTCATCCTGTTGATGCTCCTATCCCCTCCTCCACCTTTCTCCTTGTCAATGAAATGTTGTGCCTACACTTCAAAATACAAGATCAATACGTTTACAACAAATGAGAAGTGAGAGACCTGTACTTGCCCACAAACAGTGTGAGCTTGTTTCAATGAAAGTGTTTGAGGTTAGGGGAGCGTATTTCCAGGTGTGattcaaaaatctttttcaaaggTACTTTATATTACTATACTTGTTATTCTAAAAGTACCTTTGAAACCAACAGGCCTGCATTGCATGACTATTAAAAGCTGATAGGCCAAACAAAATGAAGCCTGTTTATGAACAGTCATGATGGTTTTCCACTTAAtgcatgtgcgcacacacattgttttcctttccctccctttcccctcTCAAGTTACTAGTTTCCATTTCTCATTTGTTCTGGTGGTTCACCCTGTGCTTAACTCTGCATGCCATTTTGTGCAGGAAGAGAGAGAGCTGAATGCACAGACAAACTGTTAATGCATAGATGTCGatgaacacacatgcacttaGTACATGCACATGTAAAACAAGTGCTAGCTTCTGTATgtttta
The sequence above is a segment of the Pomacea canaliculata isolate SZHN2017 linkage group LG6, ASM307304v1, whole genome shotgun sequence genome. Coding sequences within it:
- the LOC112566178 gene encoding LOW QUALITY PROTEIN: ATP-dependent RNA helicase DHX33-like (The sequence of the model RefSeq protein was modified relative to this genomic sequence to represent the inferred CDS: inserted 1 base in 1 codon) — translated: MATTAWSQDKHLSSVNLAMSAQQRKDLQAFRNRLPIFSVKGHLLTEIQKVKTAIIIGETGSGKTTQIPQYLYERGLISKQIAVTQPRRVAAISLAQRVATELGVNVGGKVGYCVRFEDVTSPETKIKFMTDGMMLRETLLDPLLKRYSVIILDEAHERTVQTDILFGVVKAAQRKRTEQGHHPLKIIIMSAXMDVDHFSSYFNDAPVLYVEGRQYPVQVFYTAQTQSDYMFASIVTLFQLHKENPDRGDVLIFLTGQDEIDAAVKMIRSVARDLDHSLPRITVYPLYAALPSHQQLKVFEPAPQGVRKVVVSTNIAETSVTISGIKYVIDSGRVKAKVYNPNSGLDLLRVVQASKDQCIQRMGRAGREEPGTCYRLFTEREFERFRDNTMPEIQRSNLASVVLQLLGLGITRVFDFDFIDPPSEELLSSALIELQQLGAVEGIPDADLTPLGKQMLAYPLVPRLAKVLLLASTHGCLEEILTIVSMLSVDSVMVNPTNKKDEAQAARDKFMSSEGDHITLLNIFRAHKAAKSSKQFCQCNFLNGRNLSTATSVRKQLRDICTRQGLEVTSCGRTTTSVRKCLAAGFFMSAAQLQKEGEYLTLASNEPVSIHPSSALARSKPAVVIYTELVKTTKCYMRDVSVVDPSWLTEAATDYFRRKRLGHVNT